One region of Algihabitans albus genomic DNA includes:
- a CDS encoding (2Fe-2S)-binding protein, whose translation MLTVSMTVNGQPVTKEVDPRTLLVQFLREHLSLTGTHVGCDTSQCGACVVHVDGASVKACTMLAAQANGGEVTTIEGLAQNGELHPMQAAFKEHHGLQCGFCTPGMIMSAVDLLKQNPDPSEHEIREWLEGNICRCTGYHNIVKAIRHAAQDMRS comes from the coding sequence ATGCTCACCGTATCGATGACGGTGAACGGGCAGCCGGTGACCAAAGAGGTCGACCCGCGCACGCTGCTCGTTCAATTCTTGCGCGAACACTTGAGCCTGACCGGAACCCACGTGGGCTGCGATACCAGCCAGTGCGGTGCCTGCGTGGTGCATGTCGACGGTGCTTCGGTGAAGGCCTGCACCATGCTGGCCGCCCAGGCCAACGGCGGCGAGGTGACCACCATCGAGGGGCTTGCCCAGAACGGCGAGCTGCACCCCATGCAGGCTGCCTTCAAGGAGCATCACGGCCTGCAATGCGGCTTCTGCACGCCGGGGATGATCATGAGCGCGGTCGATCTGCTGAAGCAGAATCCAGATCCCAGCGAGCATGAGATCCGGGAGTGGCTGGAGGGCAACATCTGCCGCTGCACCGGCTACCACAATATCGTCAAGGCGATCCGCCACGCGGCCCAAGACATGAGGAGTTAG
- a CDS encoding ABC transporter permease — MTLLRPLLVFLAVLVVWHLGVTLSGVPHFLLPGPLRVGDVLLERWRELLANAWVTGLEIVFGLLLGTLLGCLSALSLALLPPLRRWLLPLLVVSQAIPVFAIAPLLVLWFGYGLGPKIAMATLIIYFPVTAAFYDGLRRTDPGWLDLAQTMGGSRLSILLRVRLPAALPALTSGLRVAAATAPIGAVVGEWVGAGAGLGRMMLDANGRMQTDVMFAALFVLALLALALYALIDHGCRAAVPWARERN; from the coding sequence ATGACGCTGCTGCGTCCCTTGCTGGTTTTTCTCGCCGTGCTGGTCGTCTGGCACCTGGGCGTCACGTTGAGCGGGGTTCCGCATTTCCTGCTGCCGGGTCCCCTGCGTGTCGGCGACGTGCTTCTCGAGCGCTGGCGGGAGCTGCTGGCGAATGCCTGGGTGACCGGGTTGGAGATCGTCTTCGGGCTGCTGCTCGGCACCCTGCTCGGATGCCTCTCGGCGCTCTCGCTGGCTCTGCTGCCGCCGCTGCGGCGCTGGCTTCTGCCGCTGCTGGTGGTCAGCCAGGCGATCCCGGTCTTCGCCATAGCCCCGCTCCTGGTGCTCTGGTTCGGCTACGGCCTCGGCCCCAAGATCGCGATGGCCACCTTGATCATCTACTTCCCGGTGACCGCCGCCTTCTACGACGGTCTCCGCCGGACGGATCCCGGCTGGCTGGACCTGGCTCAGACGATGGGGGGAAGCCGCCTTTCGATTCTGCTGCGCGTGCGCCTGCCGGCGGCGCTTCCAGCCCTGACGTCGGGCCTGCGGGTCGCGGCCGCCACGGCCCCGATCGGGGCGGTGGTCGGCGAATGGGTCGGCGCGGGCGCGGGCCTCGGCCGCATGATGCTGGACGCAAACGGCCGGATGCAGACCGATGTGATGTTCGCAGCTCTCTTCGTGCTGGCGCTGCTGGCTCTGGCGCTCTACGCGCTGATCGATCACGGATGCCGCGCCGCCGTGCCCTGGGCCCGGGAACGCAACTGA
- a CDS encoding sodium:proton antiporter encodes MLASMLALVNAKRPVSRSLLLSFIGLSAILVLWGAKSVFAAEAGGAHSAVPHLEGAELTLIWDIPFMGILLSIAIFPLVAPIWWHNNFGKVSAFWASAFLVPFAVVFGWELALFEVIHVAILEYIPFIILLLALFTVAGGVRLKGSLRGTPAVNTAILALGTVLASFMGTTGAAMLLIRPILRANDWRKHRVHTVVFFIFLVANIGGSLTPLGDPPLFLGFLKGVDFFWPMTNMFLPMLVMAVPLLLVYFVFDSYLFRNEARRGAPAEQGPAENGAGAGAEGEAKEPLSLEGSFNIVLLLGVMGCVLMSGLWQPGISFDLYHTEWELQNIVRDLLLLTIAYLSWRMTPGQSREANGFSWFPILEVAKLFAGIFVTIIPAIAMLRAGDNGALADVIRSVTKEDGLPINYMYFWSTGVLSSFLDNAPTYLVFFNTAGGAPNVDKLMTEWSTTLLAISCGAVFMGAMTYIGNAPNFMVRSIAEQRGVAMPSFFGYMLWSVVFLVPLFVVVTLIFFAEGLF; translated from the coding sequence GTGCTTGCGTCGATGCTCGCTCTTGTCAATGCCAAGCGGCCGGTCTCCAGGTCGCTTCTGCTTAGCTTTATCGGCCTGTCGGCCATTCTCGTGCTGTGGGGTGCGAAGTCGGTTTTCGCGGCGGAGGCGGGCGGCGCGCATTCCGCCGTCCCGCACCTGGAAGGCGCCGAGCTGACTTTGATTTGGGATATTCCCTTTATGGGGATCCTGCTGTCGATCGCGATCTTTCCCTTGGTCGCACCAATCTGGTGGCACAATAATTTCGGAAAGGTCTCGGCCTTCTGGGCTTCGGCCTTCCTGGTTCCCTTCGCCGTCGTGTTCGGTTGGGAACTGGCCTTGTTCGAGGTTATCCATGTCGCAATCCTCGAATACATCCCCTTCATCATTCTGCTGCTCGCGCTTTTCACGGTGGCGGGGGGCGTACGTCTGAAGGGAAGCCTGCGCGGGACCCCGGCGGTCAACACGGCGATCCTGGCGTTGGGCACGGTTCTTGCCAGCTTCATGGGCACGACCGGTGCGGCGATGTTGCTGATCCGTCCGATCCTGAGAGCGAACGACTGGCGCAAGCATCGGGTCCATACGGTGGTATTCTTCATTTTTCTCGTCGCCAACATCGGCGGGTCCCTGACGCCGCTTGGCGATCCTCCGCTGTTTCTGGGCTTTTTGAAGGGAGTCGACTTCTTCTGGCCGATGACGAACATGTTTTTGCCCATGCTCGTCATGGCGGTGCCGCTGCTGCTGGTCTACTTCGTCTTCGACAGCTATCTCTTTCGTAACGAAGCGCGACGCGGAGCTCCGGCCGAGCAAGGCCCCGCAGAGAACGGTGCGGGGGCTGGTGCGGAAGGTGAGGCGAAAGAACCCCTTTCGCTCGAGGGCAGCTTCAACATCGTGCTTTTGCTGGGCGTGATGGGCTGCGTGCTGATGAGCGGTCTCTGGCAACCGGGCATCTCGTTCGACCTCTATCATACGGAGTGGGAACTGCAGAACATCGTGCGCGATCTGCTGTTGCTGACGATCGCCTATCTGTCCTGGCGCATGACCCCTGGCCAAAGCCGGGAAGCCAATGGCTTCAGTTGGTTCCCAATTCTCGAGGTCGCGAAGCTCTTCGCCGGCATCTTCGTCACGATCATTCCGGCCATCGCCATGCTGCGCGCCGGAGACAACGGCGCCCTTGCCGACGTTATCCGCTCGGTGACCAAGGAGGACGGGCTCCCGATCAACTACATGTACTTCTGGTCGACCGGCGTGCTCTCCAGCTTCCTCGACAATGCGCCGACCTATCTGGTGTTCTTCAACACCGCCGGCGGGGCGCCCAATGTCGACAAACTGATGACCGAGTGGTCAACCACGCTGCTGGCGATTTCCTGCGGTGCCGTCTTCATGGGAGCCATGACCTATATCGGCAATGCGCCCAACTTCATGGTGCGCTCGATCGCCGAACAGCGGGGCGTCGCGATGCCCAGCTTCTTCGGCTACATGCTCTGGTCGGTCGTCTTCCTGGTGCCACTCTTCGTCGTCGTGACCCTGATCTTCTTTGCCGAAGGCCTGTTCTGA
- a CDS encoding ABC transporter ATP-binding protein, with product MYASPLGSPKQTAPTVTVEAASLVYDGLPLFDDLHLTLPAGEITALLGPSGVGKSSLLRLIADLEAAAEGRVHDGSGQPLTGRVAYMAQQDLLLPWLDLTGNVLLGDRLRGTAPDFARAEALLAEVGLGDRRHDKPAALSGGMRQRVALARTLFENRPVVLMDEPFGALDAITRLDLQSLAAEKLAGRTVLLVTHDPLEALRLAQGLLIMAGRPARLERPSRPEGPTPREASDPAVLRGQADLLARLGRARTPV from the coding sequence ATGTACGCCTCGCCGCTAGGCTCCCCGAAGCAGACCGCACCCACCGTGACGGTCGAGGCCGCCAGCCTGGTCTATGACGGCCTGCCGCTGTTCGACGACCTGCATCTGACCCTTCCGGCCGGCGAGATCACCGCCCTGCTCGGCCCCTCCGGCGTCGGCAAGTCGAGCCTGCTGCGGCTGATCGCCGACCTGGAAGCCGCCGCCGAAGGCCGGGTGCACGACGGCAGCGGCCAGCCGCTGACCGGCCGTGTCGCCTACATGGCTCAGCAGGACCTGTTGCTGCCGTGGCTCGATCTGACCGGCAATGTCCTGCTGGGCGACCGCCTGCGCGGCACCGCCCCGGATTTCGCCCGTGCCGAAGCGCTGTTGGCGGAGGTCGGTCTCGGCGACCGTCGGCACGACAAGCCGGCGGCCCTCTCGGGCGGCATGCGTCAGCGCGTGGCGCTCGCCCGCACGCTCTTCGAAAATCGGCCGGTGGTTCTGATGGACGAGCCCTTCGGGGCGCTCGACGCCATCACCCGCCTCGACCTTCAATCCCTGGCCGCCGAGAAGCTGGCGGGCCGCACGGTTCTGCTGGTGACGCACGATCCGCTGGAGGCCCTGCGGCTGGCCCAGGGCCTTCTGATCATGGCGGGACGTCCCGCGCGCCTGGAAAGGCCAAGCCGCCCCGAAGGCCCGACCCCGCGCGAGGCGAGCGATCCGGCGGTGCTGCGCGGACAGGCCGACCTGCTTGCCCGGCTCGGCCGTGCCCGGACCCCGGTATGA
- a CDS encoding DUF192 domain-containing protein, protein MVRFLLFVFLFQAPPLVSAAASDLPVVPLTIATADGSQHDFRVELARTPDEQAQGLMFREELAADAGMLFVHRRPRVSSFWMKDTYIPLDMIWIGPDWTILGAHENAVPHSTAPISSNVPVRAILEVPGGTFARLGLARGDRVKVNGLN, encoded by the coding sequence ATGGTCCGCTTTCTGCTGTTCGTCTTTCTCTTCCAGGCTCCGCCATTGGTCTCGGCGGCGGCCTCGGACCTGCCGGTCGTGCCGCTGACCATCGCCACGGCCGACGGCAGCCAGCACGACTTTCGGGTCGAGCTGGCCCGGACGCCGGACGAACAGGCGCAGGGACTGATGTTTCGCGAGGAGTTGGCGGCCGATGCCGGCATGCTCTTCGTGCATCGGCGGCCGAGGGTGTCCAGCTTCTGGATGAAGGATACCTACATCCCGCTTGACATGATCTGGATCGGGCCGGACTGGACGATCCTGGGCGCGCATGAAAACGCCGTGCCGCATTCGACGGCGCCGATTTCCTCGAACGTCCCGGTGCGGGCGATCCTCGAGGTGCCGGGCGGAACCTTCGCGCGCCTCGGCCTGGCCCGTGGCGACCGGGTCAAGGTCAACGGCTTGAACTAG
- a CDS encoding class I SAM-dependent methyltransferase yields MSPRTIGMSDSLYDYVLKVSLREPEILARLRAETTAGPGGAMQISPEQGQFMQLLAELTGARSYLEVGTFTGYSALAMALALPADAELVCCDVSEDYTNMARRFWDEAGVADRINLRIAPALETLEALQGDGRQFDLMFVDADKENYGAYYEAGLKLVRPGGLLMFDNVLWGGSVADPDKQDADTLAIRALNTALQGDPRVSLSLVPIGDGLTLARRR; encoded by the coding sequence ATGTCCCCACGTACCATCGGTATGTCCGACAGCCTCTACGACTACGTTCTGAAGGTCTCGCTGCGCGAGCCGGAGATTCTCGCGCGCCTGCGCGCGGAGACGACGGCGGGGCCCGGCGGCGCGATGCAGATCTCGCCGGAACAGGGGCAGTTCATGCAACTGCTGGCGGAGCTGACCGGCGCGCGGAGTTACCTGGAGGTCGGCACCTTCACCGGCTACTCGGCGCTGGCCATGGCCCTGGCCCTGCCGGCCGATGCGGAGTTGGTCTGCTGCGACGTCAGCGAGGACTACACCAACATGGCCCGCCGCTTCTGGGACGAGGCCGGCGTGGCGGATCGGATCAACCTGCGGATCGCCCCGGCGCTCGAGACCCTGGAGGCGCTGCAGGGCGACGGGCGGCAGTTCGACCTCATGTTCGTCGATGCGGACAAGGAAAACTACGGCGCCTACTACGAGGCCGGGCTGAAGCTGGTGCGCCCCGGCGGACTGCTGATGTTCGACAACGTCCTCTGGGGCGGCAGCGTCGCGGATCCCGACAAACAGGACGCCGACACCCTGGCCATCCGCGCGCTCAACACGGCGCTTCAGGGCGACCCGCGCGTGTCCCTCTCGCTCGTCCCGATCGGCGACGGTCTGACTCTGGCGCGGCGGCGCTAG
- a CDS encoding acetoin utilization protein AcuC: MARLAAGCQLAALDRLGGGHHTLIAMPETLDRPSPSAAAPAPARPAAAPRMIGHEIYRRSTYGRAHPLAIPRVSTCIDLCRVLGWLPDRQYLVSPQATAAELARFHHPDYIAAVQRAERDQRLEAEVKRRFQLGLAGNPIFPEVFRRPATACGGSILAADLLLAEGGLVHSPAGGTHHGRPDRASGFCYFNDPVLGILRLLDGGLTRVFYLDIDAHHGDGVQDAFHDDPRVFTLSLHEEGRWPLSRGETGGPGSLADRAGGLARNLPLPPGANDSEALFLLEAAILPLIEAFEPEAIVLQCGADALEEDPLSKLSLSNGALWRIAEAIKPLAPRLLALGGGGYNPWSVGRAWAGLWGILNGREIPERLPPAAESLLRGLQWRHRLGRSPPEAWFTTLADAPRSGPIRPEIRAAAAAVLAP, from the coding sequence ATGGCGCGGCTTGCCGCCGGATGCCAGCTTGCCGCACTGGACAGACTTGGCGGGGGCCACCATACCCTCATTGCAATGCCGGAAACGCTCGACCGTCCGTCTCCCTCAGCCGCAGCGCCCGCGCCCGCCAGACCCGCGGCGGCGCCGCGCATGATCGGGCATGAAATCTACCGCCGCTCGACCTATGGCCGGGCTCATCCGCTGGCGATCCCGCGCGTCTCCACCTGTATCGACCTCTGCCGCGTGCTCGGGTGGCTGCCGGACCGGCAGTATCTGGTCTCCCCGCAGGCAACGGCGGCCGAGTTGGCCCGCTTTCACCATCCCGACTACATCGCCGCCGTGCAGCGGGCGGAGCGGGACCAGCGCCTCGAAGCCGAGGTCAAGCGGCGTTTCCAACTCGGGTTGGCCGGCAACCCGATCTTTCCCGAAGTCTTCCGGCGTCCCGCCACGGCCTGCGGCGGTTCCATCCTGGCCGCCGACCTCTTGTTGGCGGAAGGCGGTCTGGTCCACTCGCCGGCGGGCGGGACCCATCACGGGCGGCCGGACCGCGCCAGCGGCTTCTGCTACTTCAACGACCCGGTGCTCGGAATTCTGAGATTGCTGGACGGCGGACTGACCCGCGTCTTCTATCTCGATATCGACGCGCATCACGGCGACGGCGTTCAGGACGCCTTTCACGACGACCCGAGGGTCTTCACGCTGTCCTTGCACGAGGAGGGGCGCTGGCCCCTGTCCCGCGGCGAGACCGGGGGGCCGGGCAGCCTGGCGGATCGCGCCGGGGGTCTGGCGCGCAATCTGCCGCTGCCGCCAGGCGCCAACGACAGCGAAGCGCTCTTCCTGCTGGAAGCGGCGATCCTGCCGCTCATCGAGGCTTTCGAACCCGAAGCGATCGTCCTGCAATGCGGCGCCGATGCGCTGGAGGAAGATCCGCTGAGCAAACTCTCGCTTTCGAACGGCGCGCTCTGGCGGATCGCCGAGGCGATCAAACCTCTGGCACCGCGCCTGCTGGCGCTGGGCGGCGGCGGCTACAATCCCTGGTCGGTGGGGCGCGCCTGGGCCGGTCTCTGGGGCATCTTGAACGGGCGGGAGATTCCGGAACGCCTGCCGCCGGCGGCCGAATCGCTGCTGCGCGGCCTGCAGTGGCGCCACCGCCTGGGCCGCTCTCCGCCCGAGGCCTGGTTCACGACACTGGCCGACGCTCCGAGATCGGGGCCGATCCGGCCGGAAATCCGAGCCGCCGCCGCCGCCGTGCTCGCACCCTGA
- a CDS encoding fasciclin domain-containing protein, with protein MSAFAKTLSSAALALTVAAGASFASADAKAANLAETAAAAGSFQTLIAAATAAGAVPYLTGDQPYTVFAPTDDAFAKLPAGTVDNLLLPENRATLRKIIALHIVPGTIPASAVLGQQVAPLTMALQYIYINGATANGVFIDTDEADYPSPNTAQVVQADVMADNGVIHVIDNVLLP; from the coding sequence ATGTCCGCTTTCGCCAAGACTCTAAGCAGCGCCGCTCTGGCCCTGACCGTCGCCGCCGGCGCCAGCTTCGCGTCGGCCGACGCCAAGGCTGCCAACCTCGCGGAGACCGCTGCCGCCGCAGGCAGCTTCCAGACGTTGATCGCGGCCGCCACGGCGGCAGGGGCCGTGCCCTATCTGACCGGCGACCAGCCCTACACCGTCTTCGCGCCGACCGACGACGCCTTCGCGAAGCTGCCGGCCGGCACCGTCGACAACCTTCTGCTGCCGGAAAACCGGGCCACCCTGCGTAAGATCATCGCGCTGCACATCGTGCCCGGCACGATCCCGGCCAGCGCGGTGCTGGGGCAGCAGGTGGCACCGCTGACGATGGCGTTGCAGTACATCTACATCAACGGCGCGACCGCCAACGGCGTCTTCATCGACACCGACGAGGCGGACTACCCCTCGCCGAACACGGCTCAGGTCGTTCAGGCTGACGTCATGGCCGACAACGGCGTGATCCACGTGATCGACAACGTGCTGCTGCCGTAA
- a CDS encoding SRPBCC family protein gives MQMTGEYRIEAPREAVWAALNDPEVLKASIPGCEELQQTAPDAFEAKVRAKVGPVSARFAGAVSLSDIVPPESYTISGEGKGGAAGFASGGAKVRLEEIADGATQLHYEVDAKVGGKLAQLGSRLIDSTAKKMADQFFTTFAQQVTAAQPPAAAATTPPTEPPATEPTSSEQAALQQAAPGGTAMGQATPPEAAAVSDTEVKRRAAEASTQAVKDARATKSLSPIVWVAGLIAVVAILWVLLGS, from the coding sequence ATGCAGATGACCGGCGAATACCGGATCGAGGCGCCGCGAGAAGCGGTCTGGGCCGCGCTCAACGATCCGGAGGTATTGAAGGCCTCGATTCCCGGCTGCGAGGAGCTGCAGCAGACGGCGCCGGACGCATTCGAAGCCAAGGTCCGGGCAAAGGTGGGGCCCGTCAGCGCCCGCTTCGCCGGAGCCGTCTCCCTCAGCGACATCGTCCCGCCGGAAAGCTACACGATTTCCGGCGAAGGCAAGGGCGGTGCCGCAGGCTTCGCGAGCGGCGGCGCCAAAGTCCGCCTGGAAGAGATCGCAGACGGCGCGACGCAGTTGCATTACGAAGTCGACGCCAAGGTCGGAGGCAAGCTCGCGCAACTCGGATCCCGCCTGATCGACTCGACCGCCAAGAAAATGGCCGATCAGTTCTTCACCACCTTCGCGCAGCAGGTCACCGCAGCGCAGCCGCCGGCAGCTGCCGCGACGACGCCCCCTACCGAACCGCCCGCAACCGAACCGACTTCATCCGAGCAGGCGGCTTTGCAGCAAGCAGCGCCCGGCGGAACGGCGATGGGCCAGGCGACGCCGCCGGAGGCTGCAGCCGTCAGCGACACGGAGGTCAAGCGTCGGGCCGCCGAGGCTTCGACGCAAGCGGTCAAGGACGCACGTGCGACGAAGAGCCTTTCACCGATCGTCTGGGTGGCCGGTCTGATCGCCGTGGTGGCGATCCTGTGGGTGCTCCTCGGTTCCTAA
- a CDS encoding universal stress protein yields the protein MPIKTILVHLANDAHHVERLDVAVRLAKQHNAHITALFITFPVGMPASVAGRGASAVFLAEAQEQARARAAALEKEFEGTCSNQGVSHTWVVEDGSHQQVLSRHAHVADLMIVSHSEPGEYLEDRFRLRLAEELVLEVGCPVLLLPRLKPVPPFGENILIGWRSNREAVRAVRGSLDLLRAAGSVTVATVGPTPEDKLSEHELVAYLARHGIRAEGVNLEEEDGVGATLLAETKRRGNDLLIMGAYGRSRLREVILGGATREVLRNAEIPILVSH from the coding sequence ATGCCGATCAAGACCATCCTGGTCCATCTGGCCAACGACGCGCATCACGTCGAGCGGCTGGACGTGGCGGTGCGTCTGGCAAAGCAGCACAACGCCCATATCACCGCACTCTTCATAACCTTTCCGGTCGGCATGCCGGCCAGTGTCGCGGGGCGCGGTGCCTCCGCAGTCTTTCTGGCCGAGGCGCAGGAGCAGGCGCGTGCCCGCGCGGCCGCCTTGGAGAAGGAGTTCGAGGGAACCTGCAGCAACCAGGGCGTTTCGCACACCTGGGTGGTCGAGGACGGCAGCCACCAGCAGGTGCTGTCCCGTCACGCCCATGTCGCCGACCTGATGATCGTCAGCCACTCGGAGCCGGGCGAGTATCTGGAAGACCGCTTTCGCCTGCGCCTTGCCGAGGAACTGGTGCTGGAAGTCGGTTGCCCCGTGCTGCTGCTTCCCAGACTCAAGCCGGTGCCCCCCTTCGGCGAGAACATCCTGATCGGCTGGCGCTCGAACCGCGAAGCCGTACGTGCCGTACGTGGTTCGCTCGACCTCCTGCGCGCCGCCGGATCCGTGACGGTCGCAACGGTGGGCCCGACCCCTGAGGACAAGCTTTCCGAACATGAACTCGTCGCCTATCTGGCGCGGCACGGCATTCGGGCGGAGGGCGTCAACCTCGAGGAAGAGGACGGCGTCGGCGCCACCTTGTTGGCGGAGACCAAACGGCGCGGAAACGACCTGCTGATCATGGGTGCCTACGGCCGATCGCGCCTGCGAGAGGTCATCCTCGGCGGCGCGACGCGGGAGGTCCTGCGCAACGCCGAAATCCCGATTCTGGTGAGTCACTGA
- a CDS encoding TAXI family TRAP transporter solute-binding subunit has translation MDMRIDRRCVDGLCIDGLGLNRLRRALPKAVAAVVVAAVAFGLTGGTAGAQDQNYSLATGSVGGTYYPVGVALSTLIKVRLQPQQGINMSAINSAGSGENVRLLREGTAQLAILQGLFGFYAVEGSGPMETDGEQEHLRSVTVLWANVEHFLVERQHATTGTIADLIEMQGQPMAMGRQNSGTIGSNRMILGNLGVDMDEAYELVYLGYGPSAEALQSGDVAGMSTPAGAPVAAVTRAFAAMGDDIALLEFTPEQATEADGGTGIWSPYVIAAGTYPGLDREINTVAQPNFLAAHADVPEEDIYMITRTIYENLPFLQNIHPATQAMALETAIVGLPAPLHPGALRYLEEKGVEIPDRLRP, from the coding sequence ATGGACATGCGTATCGATAGGCGGTGTGTCGATGGACTGTGTATCGATGGACTGGGCCTCAATAGGCTGCGCCGCGCGCTTCCGAAGGCAGTCGCCGCGGTCGTCGTCGCCGCCGTAGCCTTTGGCCTCACCGGCGGCACTGCCGGGGCGCAAGACCAGAACTACAGTCTCGCCACCGGGAGCGTCGGGGGCACCTATTATCCCGTGGGCGTCGCGCTCTCCACTTTGATCAAAGTCAGGCTGCAGCCCCAGCAGGGCATCAACATGTCGGCGATCAACTCCGCCGGCTCGGGCGAAAACGTCCGCCTGCTGCGCGAAGGGACCGCGCAACTGGCCATCTTGCAGGGCCTGTTCGGCTTCTACGCCGTCGAGGGCTCGGGGCCCATGGAGACCGACGGCGAGCAGGAGCATCTGCGCAGCGTCACGGTGCTCTGGGCGAACGTCGAGCACTTCCTGGTCGAACGGCAGCATGCGACGACGGGGACGATCGCCGACCTGATCGAGATGCAGGGCCAGCCCATGGCCATGGGCCGCCAGAACTCCGGCACCATCGGATCCAACCGCATGATCCTCGGCAATCTCGGCGTCGACATGGACGAGGCTTACGAACTGGTCTACCTGGGCTACGGGCCGAGCGCGGAAGCCTTGCAGAGCGGAGACGTCGCCGGAATGTCGACGCCGGCCGGCGCCCCGGTGGCCGCGGTCACACGTGCCTTCGCTGCGATGGGCGACGACATCGCGCTGCTCGAGTTCACGCCGGAACAGGCGACCGAAGCCGATGGCGGCACCGGCATCTGGAGCCCTTACGTGATCGCGGCCGGCACTTATCCCGGACTGGACCGGGAGATCAACACCGTCGCCCAACCGAACTTCCTGGCGGCCCATGCGGATGTTCCCGAGGAGGACATCTACATGATCACCCGGACGATCTACGAAAACCTGCCCTTCCTGCAGAACATTCACCCGGCGACCCAGGCGATGGCGCTTGAGACCGCGATCGTCGGCTTGCCGGCACCACTGCACCCCGGCGCGCTGCGCTATCTCGAAGAGAAGGGCGTCGAGATCCCCGATCGTCTGCGCCCCTGA